CGGATTTTTGCGTAGTACCGCTTCCTGCGCTTTTACGTCCAACCCTCCAATAGCAATACCGACGTCTACGTTGGTGAACTGTGTGAGTTGCTTGGCCACTTGGTATACCTGCGCGCCCAATTCACGTGTCGGCACTAATACCAGTACCCGTGTGATGGCCTGGGAAACGTTCGGTTTGTACAGCAGACGCTCAAGGGTGGGCAGCATATAAGCGGCCGTCTTACCCGTACCGGTTGCTGCACAACCACAAATATCTCGTCCCATCAGTGCGATCGGTATGGTGGACGCCTGGATTGGCGTCGGATAGATGTATCCAAGTGCACCGATCGCTTTCATGAGTGGACGTGAGAGATCCATCTGGTAGAACGACTGAATCTGTCCGTTTGCATTTTCCTCCACCTCTTCGAAGTAATCCTTCGTGCCATCTTCCGCGTCTTCCTTTACCTCCACGGTGAGTCCACCGTTTTCAGTGACCGGTTTTTTGCCCTTACGCTCCTTCACACGCATATAATCGTGCTTCAGCTCGTCATCGGACAGATCCACCTGCTGATTGTGCATGTCAGCATCATCGTCGATATCATCCTTCAGTGCATCGGCATTCTCCTTGGTGCGCTCTCGTATTACGTTCGCAATTTTGTCGTTTACCTCGCCACGGTTCTTCTTTTTCACAAAACGCATCAAATCGTCCCATGTATCGTGGTTATATTCCTTCACCGAGGAAACAAACTGAAAACTTCCATCGAAATCgcccaattttttatttttcagctTGGTCGGTTGATAATCAATTTCCGTTTCCGACTCCTCGGAGAAATCTTCCACCTCTTCATCGTCATTGATGGTTTTTATTAAATCCAGGCTGCGTGTCACACTTTCCTTATTCGACAAGCCATTCTCACCATTTGCAGTGGGAGGAGCGACGGCGGTTTTGTTCTTTACAGCAGCTTTcggttttttatctttcttcattttgtagtTATCAGTATTATgagtttgaaaagaaatttgaaacaaaactaaaaccagGTTCTTTACTCCCGGCACGCACGcacgtgtgtttgtttacaaaacgTTGCCTTCGTCCGTCTGTCACCTCTACTGTCTAGTGAATCGATGAAACCTACAGTATAAATCAAGTTCAGATGCAGTTCAGCAATTCCGCAACGAAAAGCCGGTTCTAGTATCAAACAAACGGTGTATAAAATACACTTTTCGCTAGAATATAACTTTTAAGAGTTGCATTTCAAATTCTATGGAAATGCATCGTTATCTGTTTAAAGGGATGGGATATATTTGATtctgaaaatattttgaatgttGCGCTTGCCAGCGAACATTGGTGCAAGAAAACTTACTAATGTTAACTGTTTTCAAGTAAACCGGTAAACCGGTTGCCTGCAACATCGAGATCATTCAAAATCACAGATGTTTGTAGCGAATGTTTTATCAAATTTCCTCTAGTCTTACGCGTTCAGTCGATTAGTGCTTATCTCCAAGTATTATATGCTCCCAAATATATCAACCAGATGCGTTACAAATCTCTAAAATTTCGGAAAATCTGGGGcgaaatgtaaacaattttcGGTATATAAACGTcaatgtcttcttcttctgacAAGCcatgtttgacaaatgctttTGCTACCTAAAAAATATGCTCGTGTGTGTAAGTGGAATTGCCTTTTTGTCTGTGCGATTGTTCGTGAACGAAAATTAGGGTTTTCTCATCGCGGAAGTGCAAAGGTAAATGGGTAGCAGTAAAAAAGAAAGCGTATCGTTTAGGCTAGATGTGATCTGCAGTTTGCAGCACGAATCGTGCGTCGGAATCATCCATATTCAGTGTTAATTGGTTGGAACTGTTCAAGAAGGTGAAGTAAAAGTGGTGGGTGATTGTTCCTGCCGAAGGCAGCAGTGATGATTGTGTGTGCAACCTACGACCGAATCGAAACGATGACCGTCGGGCTCACTGCATCGAACTGGTTCGATAGATAGAATGTCCAAACAAGTCCGTCAGACAACATGGTTGATAATTCTATTTCCTTCTCGTCGTTCGTGTGACATACGCTAGGGTTGATACCAACGCCCGTTCTTTAACATATAGGAGTTGATTGAGCCGGAAGTAATGGGCACAGGTTTTGTGCTTATAGGGCTGCAGCCCTTAGTTCGAGATGTCCTTGGTACGAGACGGTTCATTCGTTTAGGAAAAAACGGACGATTACTGTCtgaaaaagttatttcaaTGGACAAGTGTGTGAGGTGTGCGTTGCGGTGCGTGCTCTACAGCGTTGTAATATAAGCGAATGATGAACATACGAGAAGGAAACTAAAGGCAAGAATAATATCATCACCAACAACAGTAGCAGCGAAGGCAGAGTGTCGCTCTCGCGAAGTCAACGGAAAAAGTGGAGATCGTTAGTTGTGTGCGAGTGATATGTCTGGCTATGCTGCGTCCATCTTTGTATGTGCATCGCACTCATTCCCTTGCTTGCTttgcgaaagaagaaaagagagcCTCCCCGTGTTCGTGTAATGTGCTCTTCTCTGTGAATGGAATGAGCGGTAACCTGTGGCGGTGTGCGTGAGATGCTCCGcatgaaagcaaaaggaaattaCAAACCAGACGAAGAAGAAGTGCCTTCGATGGCCGCATATTGTGTTTGGCTCGTGTGTGAGGTTTTCTTGAGTAAAACGGCATGATGAAATAGTGACACAGTGAAATAGTGCAGTGCGGCTAAAAGGGTTTCCCAGCAACGTCGTAAAAACGTACGTTGCGATGAGGTAGCGTGTGTGAAGTTCCCAAAAATCTTCGAAAAACGATTTCCATCTCATCGATTTTGTGTTTAGCTAAGATTATCATGTCAttcgcacacatacatacgcgCCCAAGCCTGGCGCTGCGTATGGTGTACGGTGTGACAACGGTTTCTTAACCAGTTCCCGGTACAGAtagtgtatgcgtgtgtgtgtgtgctcgtaCCAAGGATTGATGTGCAAAAGAAGcaagaaaagacaaaaaaacacaatctgaGACGGATTGCTGTGCTCTAGGAGAATTCAAGTGTGCTTTGGTACCATTTTCCGTGAATTCGCGTCAAAAGGGAATTAAGGGAGAAAATTGAAGCAATTTTGGTGTAACACATTtgttctctctccctctctctctctctctctctgtgtgttaTAGCGATGTAACAAAGTACGAATTGTATCGATAATCGTGCGTGCTGAATGTTGTATATTTGCTAGTGCAGTAAAACCATGTAGATAGTTAAATGCGGCACACAAAGTGTTTTGATAAAGCAAACGCgttttatttcagttttcaCTAGCAAATTTCCTACTAAAATCACAATTGTCTGCCCGACTACAAAGTGCTCGAATCGTGCACACCACTGATCGAAGAGAGTAGGTCGTCGTTTGACACGACAGAATGTTTTTCAAATCAACCGTCGTCTGGGATGtgcggctgtgtgtgtgtgcgcgtgtgcgTGTATACTGCGGGTCAACTGTTGTACGAGCATCGGTGTGCATCGGTTCCTTTCACTTGTTATGTGAACGCAACGATCTTGGTACgcaatgaaattgtttttgagCAAGCAACCGAAGTTCTGTTTTATCCCGGGTGCCTTAACTTATTCAGTTTAGAGCATGTGAGGGAAAATAATCTGTTCAAAATTATACAATCCGAACAGTATAGGTAAACCCGTTTGACCCTGTTACGTTTCGTGTGCCGcagcaaaaagaagaacataGTATGTGGTCGCGTCACCTTGCTCTGTAAATCGACAGCGAACATAGCACTTTTAATGTGCCGAACGTGAAGAAGAGCCACAAAGCAAACCGTCCGTTAATAATTCAGGCGAAGCAAGAATGCTCAAAAACGTCCCCGAAACCTTGCTGCTTGAGAAATGATGCTGTTtgacgtgtgcgtgtgtgtgtgagtgtgtgtttcttgTGACTCCGCGATTTGGTTTTCGTTGTTCTTCTTACTCGTCGGCACAATAGGTATGGTGCTGGATTTATCTTGCTTTCTCTTGCGCGTGTTCTGATTCCTGTCCATGCGTATTGCATTGGAAACATTGCGCCTGTGAGAGGGAATCAATAAATGGACCGGGTGGGTGTTTGGATTccaaagggattttttttcaattactttGTTCGATAGAACATCTGTGTGAAGAAGTGTTGTAATGGTCATTGTTTATTGTCaacattttatgaaaatttttggaattatttATGTGCTCTTTATGAGTACAGATGCTAGATAAGAGTGCCGGTAATAATGTATTAATTTGCTTTATCTCCTGTTGTTTTTGATATAGCAAAACTACTTAGCAATTGTTAAAAAGCAATGAAATtgtgagagtgtgtgtgaaaaatgaGCTAAATgaaagtgttgtgttgtgttcgcGCCCTACTCTTTGTAGTATCGATGACTTGAGTACTAAACCGTGAACGTAGCCAAAACTTCCGCGCGAGTACGTGTGCGTGGTGTGCGTGCTGTCCAGTTGTTGATTAAGCTTTTCGATATCGACCGCACAGAATGGGGAAAAgaaatgcagcagcagcaattgtTGAAGCCGATCGGTTGCAGCAGTTTGAGACGCCACCGAAGCGGATGAAGCATGGTCCGGCAGCAACGGGTATACCGACGACCACAGCTTCACCGCCTGCTGTTGCCGAACCATATTCGCCCAACATCAGCGCGAGTGAGTTTACGCTTAGCAAAGAGTTTGTTGATGGCACTTTGCTTATGGATCTCACCTTAAAGCAATGGCGTACGGGCAGGCCAATTGGTAGGTTGCAATTTAATTCGTGTTCATTGTGATAGTCTTCTAATACGTGCATTCACTTTTTAGGGAAGGGAAGCTTCGGGGAAATTTTCCTCGCATCAGATGAGATCGATACACCAGTGACGGGCGATAATGCTAAATATGTGGTCAAAATTGAGCCACATTCAAATGGTCCACTGTTTGTGGAAATTCATTGTTTGCTCAACACCGCCAAACGTACAGGTAAGTGTGGAATGTGCCAATAATCACTAGCAGAGAAGCGTTTATCATGAAAATAGTTTCAAGTTGTTGTCCAGGCACCCCcccggttgttgttgtttagttttgtaCATCACTGGCCGTGCAAACGTGACGCAGATCCTTTACCGTGGCTGTATGCGACGTTAGTTATAGAAGAGTGTGTAATTTCATATCATTTGTGTCGTGTCTTGTTGCAAATTGAGCCGTTTCATTTTGCTGTAAACAGTAGAGTTTGCGTTGGTGCCCATATCGTTACATTTGTTTCGTACAGAAAGGATAGGAAGAAGtacaaaatgtaattttattccCCGTAAAGACACTTTTTGCAGTTTGTGCAGTGTATTGGAACTGTAACTTAAACTTTTTACTATTGTTGCATAAGTAAGGAATACTATTTTCATACAAACAATACCCAATTTCTTGTGAGAGTGTATGTGCGTAAAGCAAATCTATTTAACCTTCgcataaaatgtaaacaaatgtaCAAACACTACAAACCGAAAGCCCCTGCAAAGCAATGGTAAGCTGTCAAGTGAATCAGCTGTTTGTAAACAGACCGATGGAAGCGGCCAGCCGGCAAACGGTCCAGCATTCGAGCAGTTCGAGCAGATTGAGCAGTTTAaatgcgcacacacacacacagacagacatGCATAAGTACAGAAGCGTGTTTTGGCTTGGGTGCTCATATAATCAAATTTGTGACGATGCCGGTTTctgtaattaaaaacataaacaacatcTATTTGGGTTAATGAACATTTGTACCAGTTTGTATGCagctttttaaattaaatgtaaaaaatcttatgaatatgatttttaaaatatcattcATCGTACGTTTTGCAGCGATTTAGCGTTaatgattataaaaaaatataattaatggCGATAGTATAGttaattatgaaatatttgattctttttcttcttctttttttagaaACAAGCATTATCCCGCCGGGCATGCCAGAGTACATTGCATCCGGATCGCATATGTTTAAAAACGAACGGTACCGCTTTCTCATCCTTAAGCGTTATCAACGTGATCTGCATTCGCTGATAAAGAATAAACGGGTCAATCCGAAAAGCATTCCTGTGATCGCCTGCCAAATACTGGACGTGCTGGAACACTTGCACGATCAAGGCTATGTGCATTCGGACATAAAGGCGGAAAATTTAATGATCGGCACGGTGGAGGGAACAGCACAGAATGGTGCGAACCGTTTATCAAACGGTGAGAACGGTACAGACGTTCAGCATCAGTTGCATCGGTCCAATGGAGTGACACTGCCAGAAGGGAAGGGAGCAAAAAGGGGACCGAAAGTCTCTGACGAGCAGCATCAGGCCAACGGAGGTGCTGCAAGCTTGCAGGAAAATGGGCTTTACTTTCATCAGGAGCAGGAGATGTGTACACGTACGCGCAATCTTCGTCCGTTGAAAACGGTCACGTATCGGGATTTGAGTGATGAAGATGAGCGTGCTGCCAACGCTGTCCGTTCGAGGGGAAATTTTCCAAGAAAGCGTGGTCGGCGGCGTCAGGAAGATACGTCGTTTAGCTGTTCCATCTCGCCGCGGCGCTCTGGATATGAGGAACTGAAAGCTGCTACGGAGGAAGCGCATTGGCAGGAACTGAAACGTGCAGCACTACCGAAGGTGACGGCGGAAGAACCTGCGCCAGTGGAAGATCGCATACATTTAATCGACTTCGGTCTGGCGTCGAAGTTCGTTGATTCAAGTGGCCAGCATAGACCCTTTTGCATGGATCAGCGCCGAGCGCACGACGGTACGCTTGAGTTTACCTCCCGCGATGCACACATGGGGGCGCATGCCCGACGTAGCGATCTGGAGTGTCTCGGGTACAATCTGGTGTACTGGTGCCGCGGATTTCTGCCCTGGAAGGACGAGAAGCTGCTCAACCAGCCGGAACAGGTGCATCGTATGAAGGAGTACTTTATGACCGATGTGCGTGAGATGTTGCGCCTGATCTATGGCGAGGATTGTCCGGGGTATCTCGGCGATTTCCTAGCGTACGTTGGAAACCTAACATACGATGAGCGACCTGACTATCAGTACTGCAAGTCGCTGTTCTACAAGGAGCTGAAAAGATTGGGCTGCCCGGTTAGCCGAAGCCAACCGCTACGGTTAGATGTGAACGCAATCATGCAGCTGAGTGAACCGTTGACGGCACAGGACGAAGCAGAAATAACGAACAAAATCAACCATGTCAAGTCGCTAATGAAGATGGGCGCACTCATACCGTATCGAGAGAATACACTGCACAGTAAGGGATCCTCGCCAAAGAATCTTCGTTCCAAGCGAAGCGATATCAACGGCAAGAATGCGAATGCACCGACGGCGACCACGGTCACGGAAGGGGCAGTACCGGGTGCATCGTTACCGAATGCGACAGCCCCTGCCGCGTCGACGATCTGTACGcggaaaaaagagaagcaatTTTCGTGTGAAGAAATTTTTGCCACCGATGCGGACCAGATCGCGCGCGATCGCGTAGAAAAGGAATTTGAACGGGCCGAACAGATGGAGGAAACCGTAATTCGTTACACCGGCAGGCCAACGTACGCAATACAAGAGCTGCTGGAGAGAAAGTCACGTGGGCATAGCCTCGGCAGTGGTTTGGAGTACACGGAAAGTGAAGGGTACATCAAGGGTTACACTAAACCAATGATGGACATATTGCGCAAACGGCAGTCGCAACTGTTCCGCCAGATCGAGGAAATGAATTCCACTACGGAAAAGAGCAATGAAATCATTAAGGCGAAAGATACCGAGTCACGTGACAGTGAGCATGCTCCTATGGAGCAAGATAGCGATAAGAGCGATGAAGGAGAAGGAGAGGAAAACGACGTGGATGATGCGGTGGAATCTACGCCGGTTAATGATTACGAAGACGAGGATGATGTTAGTGTGGTGAAACTGTCGAAGTATGAGCAGGATGACGATTTTGAGCTGGCTTcggatgatgaagatgaggaCGATTTTGTGGAGGACGACGAGGAAAAGGAGGCAGCAAGCAGCGAGGAAGAGGAGGATGAGAGCGTCGAGGAAGAGGAAGACGAAGCGGAAGAAGATTACGGGGAGGAggaagaagaggaggaagaggaaccGGTTGTACAGAATGGTTATGAATCCCGCGGATCCTATCGTCGCAAAAAGGAGAGCAAAAGTCGCAAAAAGGAAGATACGGACAGTGACTTTATTAATGATGGTGGCTGTGAGGTGGAAGGAACTGATCCCAGCAACCTTCCGGACGAAGCAGGAGCAGCGGAGGCGAACGTTGAAGATCAGCAGGATAGCGATTTCAATGATCAAGATAGTACAGCAACCGGGAGTGAGGTGATCGTACCGGTGGAACGGCAGCCGAAACGAAAGCGTGGTAGACCGCGCAAAAATCCACAATCGAATGATGGTCAAAAATCGGTCAAAGAACGTGATGATAAAACTAGCAGCAGTAAAAGCGAGGCGACCCATGACAACGAGGAGGAAGCTAATGATGATCCTGCAGTGACGGATCGTTACAGGAGGAAGATTCACGCAGCAAAACAGCGGTCAGGTCATCGGAAAAAACGTCAGCAGCAAGTGCTGGATGACGGCGATGGTGATAATGCGCGTTTGTTCGAGGACCAACACGACACCGGAAGCCGGTTGGCGGATGGGCAGGAAGCGGTACAGAAACAGAACCATCATCactacaataacaacaaccacTGCAACAGTAAGGCGTACTATGGTGATGTGGACGATTCGTCACATGATATGGCACCACCCAACAGTACCGCTGGTGGCGATGGGTTGATGGATCGGAATGCTTCCAAGTATCGGTACGTGAAGCGCCGTAAGTCCGGGCTACGGGAACGCATCAGACCTACGGATCGTGGCACGGACTATGCGGACAACATGCAGCGAAAGCGAAAAGCGGCACTGCAGAATAAAAGACGCCGGGAATCGGCCGCTCTACACGGGGAGATGGAAGATGCGGGCGAACCGGTTGCCGAGGAAGATTATTCGTGCGGCagtagcaccagcagcagcagcagtagcagcagtagcggtAGTACTAGTCAATCCGTCTCCTCATCATGCGCCAGCAACAGAAGTCGGGTGGTATCACAGTTTTCGTCGGCAGCATCACTCGATTCGGCTTCCATCGTTTCTTCGCAGATACGGCGCGGAAGGAAACGAAAGCAAGTGCCGACCGTTTCGTCGCGTGATAGTAGCGGAACCCGACAGTCCGCCGTACAATGCCGTACCAGTGCCGGGCGGCCACGGAAACGTGCGACGGTGACAGACAACGAGACTGGTCACTCCAACAGCCGTTGGAGCCCCTCGAATTCGAACGGTAGTCAATCGGCTGCTACATCGCGCTCATCTTCTGTGTCCACGTCCGGCAAAACTAACGAATACGGCAATCTGCCGCAAAGGTTAGCTACCCTGCCAGAGTCTCAGCATGATGATTTTGTTGAGGAACAcgacgatggtgatgatacGCGTGACGCAGACTATTCGCCGATTTGCACCAGAAGGAGACGGGCCGATTTGCACCGGAAAACTGCAACGACCGGCATTCGGAAAAGGAATGATTCGAAAGGTATGTTAAACTTTGCTTGTTTTATGTCTCCGAACAATTAATGGACCGTgttattgttggttttttttggcttctAATTCGTTAGTTAACGTAGGGCTGACACAAATAACCTGACTTTTGGAtggatttgtttaatttttacttcGAACCCTTTTTATACTAACTTCCGCGGCTAACTTCGTTCGAGCTGAGTTTCGCGTAACATAATggcatttatgttttattttttgt
The DNA window shown above is from Anopheles funestus chromosome 3RL, idAnoFuneDA-416_04, whole genome shotgun sequence and carries:
- the LOC125767315 gene encoding uncharacterized protein LOC125767315 isoform X1 yields the protein MGKRNAAAAIVEADRLQQFETPPKRMKHGPAATGIPTTTASPPAVAEPYSPNISASEFTLSKEFVDGTLLMDLTLKQWRTGRPIGKGSFGEIFLASDEIDTPVTGDNAKYVVKIEPHSNGPLFVEIHCLLNTAKRTETSIIPPGMPEYIASGSHMFKNERYRFLILKRYQRDLHSLIKNKRVNPKSIPVIACQILDVLEHLHDQGYVHSDIKAENLMIGTVEGTAQNGANRLSNGENGTDVQHQLHRSNGVTLPEGKGAKRGPKVSDEQHQANGGAASLQENGLYFHQEQEMCTRTRNLRPLKTVTYRDLSDEDERAANAVRSRGNFPRKRGRRRQEDTSFSCSISPRRSGYEELKAATEEAHWQELKRAALPKVTAEEPAPVEDRIHLIDFGLASKFVDSSGQHRPFCMDQRRAHDGTLEFTSRDAHMGAHARRSDLECLGYNLVYWCRGFLPWKDEKLLNQPEQVHRMKEYFMTDVREMLRLIYGEDCPGYLGDFLAYVGNLTYDERPDYQYCKSLFYKELKRLGCPVSRSQPLRLDVNAIMQLSEPLTAQDEAEITNKINHVKSLMKMGALIPYRENTLHSKGSSPKNLRSKRSDINGKNANAPTATTVTEGAVPGASLPNATAPAASTICTRKKEKQFSCEEIFATDADQIARDRVEKEFERAEQMEETVIRYTGRPTYAIQELLERKSRGHSLGSGLEYTESEGYIKGYTKPMMDILRKRQSQLFRQIEEMNSTTEKSNEIIKAKDTESRDSEHAPMEQDSDKSDEGEGEENDVDDAVESTPVNDYEDEDDVSVVKLSKYEQDDDFELASDDEDEDDFVEDDEEKEAASSEEEEDESVEEEEDEAEEDYGEEEEEEEEEPVVQNGYESRGSYRRKKESKSRKKEDTDSDFINDGGCEVEGTDPSNLPDEAGAAEANVEDQQDSDFNDQDSTATGSEVIVPVERQPKRKRGRPRKNPQSNDGQKSVKERDDKTSSSKSEATHDNEEEANDDPAVTDRYRRKIHAAKQRSGHRKKRQQQVLDDGDGDNARLFEDQHDTGSRLADGQEAVQKQNHHHYNNNNHCNSKAYYGDVDDSSHDMAPPNSTAGGDGLMDRNASKYRYVKRRKSGLRERIRPTDRGTDYADNMQRKRKAALQNKRRRESAALHGEMEDAGEPVAEEDYSCGSSTSSSSSSSSSGSTSQSVSSSCASNRSRVVSQFSSAASLDSASIVSSQIRRGRKRKQVPTVSSRDSSGTRQSAVQCRTSAGRPRKRATVTDNETGHSNSRWSPSNSNGSQSAATSRSSSVSTSGKTNEYGNLPQRLATLPESQHDDFVEEHDDGDDTRDADYSPICTRRRRADLHRKTATTGIRKRNDSKGLIGKGTGSAPSTSSCSAVNGGGGISLPPAYGPSSSIPRRLDIIQPPPAPPVAAAAALIQHHHQQQQQQHRIRRPQHHMAYQNYYRVNDQHHLPSTMLVRTYSRG
- the LOC125767315 gene encoding enolase-phosphatase E1 isoform X2 — translated: MGKRNAAAAIVEADRLQQFETPPKRMKHGPAATGIPTTTASPPAVAEPYSPNISASEFTLSKEFVDGTLLMDLTLKQWRTGRPIGKGSFGEIFLASDEIDTPVTGDNAKYVVKIEPHSNGPLFVEIHCLLNTAKRTETSIIPPGMPEYIASGSHMFKNERYRFLILKRYQRDLHSLIKNKRVNPKSIPVIACQILDVLEHLHDQGYVHSDIKAENLMIGTVEGTAQNGANRLSNGENGTDVQHQLHRSNGVTLPEGKGAKRGPKVSDEQHQANGGAASLQENGLYFHQEQEMCTRTRNLRPLKTVTYRDLSDEDERAANAVRSRGNFPRKRGRRRQEDTSFSCSISPRRSGYEELKAATEEAHWQELKRAALPKVTAEEPAPVEDRIHLIDFGLASKFVDSSGQHRPFCMDQRRAHDGTLEFTSRDAHMGAHARRSDLECLGYNLVYWCRGFLPWKDEKLLNQPEQVHRMKEYFMTDVREMLRLIYGEDCPGYLGDFLAYVGNLTYDERPDYQYCKSLFYKELKRLGCPVSRSQPLRLDVNAIMQLSEPLTAQDEAEITNKINHVKSLMKMGALIPYRENTLHSKGSSPKNLRSKRSDINGKNANAPTATTVTEGAVPGASLPNATAPAASTICTRKKEKQFSCEEIFATDADQIARDRVEKEFERAEQMEETVIRYTGRPTYAIQELLERKSRGHSLGSGLEYTESEGYIKGYTKPMMDILRKRQSQLFRQIEEMNSTTEKSNEIIKAKDTESRDSEHAPMEQDSDKSDEGEGEENDVDDAVESTPVNDYEDEDDVSVVKLSKYEQDDDFELASDDEDEDDFVEDDEEKEAASSEEEEDESVEEEEDEAEEDYGEEEEEEEEEPVVQNGYESRGSYRRKKESKSRKKEDTDSDFINDGGCEVEGTDPSNLPDEAGAAEANVEDQQDSDFNDQDSTATGSEVIVPVERQPKRKRGRPRKNPQSNDGQKSVKERDDKTSSSKSEATHDNEEEANDDPAVTDRYRRKIHAAKQRSGHRKKRQQQVLDDGDGDNARLFEDQHDTGSRLADGQEAVQKQNHHHYNNNNHCNSKAYYGDVDDSSHDMAPPNSTAGGDGLMDRNASKYRYVKRRKSGLRERIRPTDRGTDYADNMQRKRKAALQNKRRRESAALHGEMEDAGEPVAEEDYSCGSSTSSSSSSSSSGSTSQSVSSSCASNRSRVVSQFSSAASLDSASIVSSQIRRGRKRKQVPTVSSRDSSGTRQSAVQCRTSAGRPRKRATVTDNETGHSNSRWSPSNSNGSQSAATSRSSSVSTSGKTNEYGNLPQRLATLPESQHDDFVEEHDDGDDTRDADYSPICTRRRRADLHRKTATTGIRKRNDSKGSFSLI